aaaattgaagccacttcttattcccgagtggaaatgggaaaacatcactatggactttgttgtgggattgcctaagactattaagggattcaatgctatatgggtgatagtggatcgtcttacaaaatcagcacattttctacctattaagacgacattcaccatgattcagtatgcagagttatatattcgggaggtagttcgtctgcatggaattccagtgtctattgtaTGTGACAGAGACCTGAGATtcacgtcatctttttggaagagtctccatgcagcgatggggaccaagttattattcagtacagcattccatcctcaaaccgatggtcagtccgaaagagttattcaaattttggaagatctactgcgagcatgcgttattgatttccaaggcagttgggaaccaaaattacctcttgtggagttcacttacaataatagctatcaatcatcaattgggatagctccttttgaggcactttatggaagaaaatgtagatctcctattcattgggacgaggttggtgaaagaagagagattgctccggatgtgattgaagagactgccgagcttgtagtcaaaattcatgagagaatgaagactacgcaaagccgacaaaagagttatgctgacaaaagacgaagggacttagagtttgcagtgggagatcatgaatttgtgaaaatagcacctatgaagggtgttgtgcattttggaaagaaaggcaagcttagtcccagatttattggtccgtttgagattttggagaggattgggacactatcttatagagtggcattgccaccgacGCTTTCTGGAGTGCACAatgtgttcaatatttcaatgCTGCGAAAGTATATGTCGAATCAATCACATGTGCTAAATTATGAATCACTtcaattaactccaaatatgacctatgaagaaagacctgtccaaatctttggaaggcaagaaagaagattgcgaaacaaattcataaaatatgagtgatgttttttcatatttttgaaaataaggagttttgaggtgattttatacgctgggacgtaaattttatcggtgttggtttttcaacaaaaatacgaactttttggcaacccggctattaaatttacaaacttattttaacaaaactattttaaaacttcaattaagcactaatgggcctaattacctacctaatgggcctaagccttattAGTGACTAATTAAGTGTATTTCAAGTGTTAAATTACCCCAAACCTTACAAGTATTCTCATGCCTCTTTTTCAGAATTCTCTCAACTAATTCACAACACACACCACACGAAGAATTGAAGggaaaaatcgtgaggtttGGAGAAAAAATCAAGCCTAGGCTCTCCTCGTCGCTGTTCTTGGTCGTCAACGgataatcgtgcgtttaaaacgcaaaggcacgccatacatctccttttctcgtctatcacatcgtattatcGTTTTAAAAATCTTTAGTATGAAAAGTATGCcattcatattattatttttgaaatattactTATACATGTCCTAAACTtatgaattttgatccaaaatcatgCTCTATACatgtgaaggggctgccatgaggTTAGGTTAtgatcaagtaaggtttaaacATGATTTAAGGTCCTAGAACACACACTAGACTCACGGAAATCACAAAAGAACAAGCAAACAAAGGCTGGTGCGAAAGTTCCTGTCATGTGTTCAAGTTGGTTCCGTATTGGGGACATGTGGGCTCGGCTTGGCTTTGGCTGGGGTCAGGGCTTGGCCAGGGTCCGGAAAGGGTcaagggtagagtcctagccatgcaaGGACTCGAGTTAAGGGCTggagaaggagtcctagccatgctaggactcccacccgagagggCGTGCTGTGCGATTCTAGTGCAGCAGCACGCGGAGAGCCAGGGTCTGGTTTAGGGGGCTCGGGATGGGCTAGGTCAAGGGTTAAGGGTCCTAGGTGGGTGCACGGCATGCTGGTTCATGGTTTGGGTCGAAGGCTAGGGTCCTAGGCTCACAAACTTGGAGTCCTTATGCACTAGTAGTCTCGGCCAACTTGAGTGCAGGTTGGAGTGGTTCGGTTTCCAACTTAGGGTCACGTCCTAGGGGTTAGCGTGAGTCCAGGAGGTTTCTAAGGGGTCTAGGAAGGGGTTGGATCTTGATGGCTCGAGCTTGGCTCGATGAAAATCCAGCATGGCTCGTTGGTAATTCAAACGTAGATCTAGggtttttaaaagataaaataaatcgaaacacGGCTCATAGGACTTgagtcgtggttcacgagggttaaaataatcatgaaaatctaagttttgaatttaggaagtttatattaaagtttggaatttttcgggattaaaacaccttcaaaacgactaattacgaattaattaaaaaatctagtatttaagctaaataaaattatgagaattttaatttaggcttaaataattatttggaacatgttagagtcaatgaaatcatgaaaaaagtcaaaaacaagGAATTTTATGtataggggtaaaacagtcattttacacctaaaaattagtaaacgtcatggcagtgccctaaatgctgtttcacatgctattatgattattttgaatgtttaaggatttttttatgctaaaatgtttatgttaaaggTTCATGGAATTTTACGATTCATTTATGGAATTTACGATGAAATGATAAAGTTAATtatatgatattaaatgcatgatttttatgaagtgaTGAAAAGATAAAACGTTGAATGAAGTGAATTAATTGTGAATACTGAGGATACGAGGATAAGAATgaggatgtcgtgagggaaaaggcccagagggagcccatttatgggaaaaggctccagagggagcccgacgatcgtatttccattcgatgaggataggccaagccTCGGTGGACGAGAAatcgtcgctgatgtccccgccacccagaactgtggttacatgtagatggatccatcgactttttgaggatgaggaaagtcacaattaacgatctaaattcaataaaaaagaaaatgtttatgatcatgataaaagaatacatgttatgaatgagtTAAAGGAAAAAGGCTGAGATTTATGTTATGCaagtcatgaaaatgttatttttacgtaaaagtatctttcactgttgcatgtgattttatacgtattaattattatcaagattatggtgtgttgagtctttagactcactaggtgtgatagatgcaggtgagtttgagggaggtcttgatggttgacctgactggactgaaggtgcacaccaTCGGAGGACCAGCgcatttatgttaaaagatatttaagactatttatttatgcttttgagtggtttttgagagtatgatatttttcacgttTATTGCTTATTATGTTTGGTAAAACAAGTGACGATTCCATGTTTTGACAATTTCCTTTGGGTTTTCAAATACTAGCTGGTTGTTGaattaaaatggtgcaaaatattttcatggaGTATTGAGAGTTCGGCCGTtgcatgttaaaaaaaattctagtacattttaagaaaTAAAATGGCAGACGTTTCAGATATCGTGTTGAAACATTAAATGATAACAACGTTGAAAACATTTGCATTACTTCTATTATATCTGACCAGAagcaaataaaagaaaattttcctTCTATGATGTATTACACAATAAAAAAAGTAATGGAGGCAAACACCGTCACAAATCAGAAGTTTGTTGACAATAAAAGTTAATTACAATGGCAGGATTGACTTGGTCATCTTGGGACaccaatgatgcgaagaataaTAAATAATTCACGTGGAAATTATTTAAAGAACCAGAAGATTTTTTTGCATGATGATTTTTAATGTGTGTCTTGTTCACATGGAAACTAATTATAAAACCTTTACCTACTAAAGTCGATGTTGAAATTCGAACTTTCTTGAATATAATTCATGAATATATTTGTGAGCCTGTACACACACCATGTTGACCATTTCGACATTCATAGTGTTGATTGCGCATCAACTATGTGGTCACATCTTAGTTTGTTTTCATATCGAAATATAGCTTTTGCTAGACTATTAagcaaaattattaaattaggaGCTTAATTTTCGGATTATTCAATCAAGACAATTTGTATTGATAATGTTGTTGAATTCAAATTACAAGCATTTGATGACTATTTTATGTCAATCGGGATTCAGTGGAGAATTTAGTTGCCTATGCCCATACACAGAATGGACTTGCCGAAGCATTTATTAAATAGTTGCAATTAATTGCTAGACCACTACTCATGAAAATAAAACTACCATCTTATGCTTAGGGTCATGCCATAATACGTGTTGTATCATTAATTTGTGTAAGACCAACTAATTATCACCAATACTCACATTTGCAACTAGTATATAGTAGAGAACCTGAAGTTTTCCACTTTCGAATATTTGGTTGTGCAGTACAAGTACCCATCCCACCTACACTATGAACCAAAACTTCCACAAAGTAGACTTGAATTTATGTGAGATATGATTTGCCATCAATTATTAGATATTTATAGCCTTTAACAGGTGACTTATTTACTGCAATATTTTCATATTGCCACTTTGatgaaacaaaattttaaagacTAGGGGGAGCAAATTTGTATATTGAAGAACAACGAAAAATTTGTTGGGATAAGAAAACATTACCTCATTATGATTCCCGAAATAATCAATATGAGCAAGAAGTTGAAATAATAATTCACTTACAAAAAATTGCAAATCCATTCCCTGATGCTTTTGTTAATACAAAAAATGTGATAAAATCACATATAAAAATAGAGATTACTCCATTAAAAATTGATGTCCCTACAAGACCATATATTACTCTACCTACAAATGAATCTAAAATACGCCAAAATCATGGTCGACCAATTGGTTTGAAGGATACCGTACCTCAGAAAAGAAAGGTGCAAGAGACAGAAGAATTTAAATCTCCCAATTTTACATGATACAATAAAAGAAATAGATGAATCAAATATGGATAATGTGGTTCCTGAAGAATCACAATCACACGAAAATATCgagatttcaacaaattattcgatgtctcacaaaatatgatattgaagtaATACAACAATTGACGATGTTTTCGCCCTTAATGTGGCCCTTGATATCATGCAAGGTAATGAAGATCCTGAACCACAATATAGCATGATTGGACAAAATGGAAGGAGACTATACATACCGAATTAGATTCTTTAGAAAAACATAGAGTGTTTGGACCCGTAGTTCGAAAACTTAAAGATGTTATCCATGTAGGATATAAATAGGTGTTTGTaggaaaaataaatgaaaatagcAAATTTGTAAGATACAAAGCCAGACTTGTAGCTAAAGATTTCTCTCAGAGACATAGAATCGACTACAAAAAAACGTATTCACATGTGATGGATGAAACTACTCAATTCTTGATTAGCTTAGTTGTATCAAAAATTAGACATGCAACTTATGGATGTGGTCACTGTATATTTATATGGTTCACTTGATAATGACATATAAATGAAAATCCCTGAAACATTAAACCACCAGGAGCAAATGACGCAACCCCCAGAACCATCTTCTCAATAAAGTTGCAAAAGTCATTATATGTATTAAAACAATGCCAGCGCATGTGATACAATCGTCTTATTTAATATTTACTACTAGAAGGTTATACAAATGATGCTATGTGTCCATccatttttacaaaaaaaaaaatgatggtTTTACAATTGTGGCAGTGCATGTAGATAACTAAATCTTATAGAGATTCGAGAAGAGCTTACAAAAAATGCTAATTATTTAAAAGGTAAATTTGAGATGAAAGAGTCGGGAAAGAAATTTTTTTGTCTTGGATTGAAAATTGAACATTTTTGTCTTAGTGTAATTGATGCATTATCATATCTCGCAAATTGCACTTACCATATATAAGTTTTCATTTAACCTTCTAGCAAGATATAACTCTTCTCCAAGTCGAAGACAATGGGATGGTGTAAAACATATATTTAGATACCTTCATAGTACAACATACATGGGATTATTTTAttcatcaaaatcaaattcatcTTTAGTAGGATATGCAAATGCTGGCAATCTTTTAGATGTACACAAACCAAATCTCAAACAAGTTACGTGTTTTCACGAGGAGACAATGCTATATCATGGAATCAACGAAACAAGGTTTAACTGCAACATCATCAAATCGTTCTGAAATCATTGCAATACATGAAGTAAGTCGAGAATGTATATGGTTGAAATCCATGACGCAATATAATCAAGACTCATGTGGACTACCGACAATTAAACATTGTCCGACTACTATATTCGAAGATAATGCTGCTTGTATTGCACAACTGAAAGGATAATTTATTAAAGGGGATAGAACAAAACATATTTCGTCAAAGTTTTTCTACACGCATGAACTCCAAGATAAAGGTGATATTGATGTCCCGCTCTAGCGATAATGTAGCTGATTTATTCACAAAAACATTATCAATATTGATATTCAAGAAATTAGTGCATAAGATAGAGATGCATCAATTAAAGGATTTTCGATGATTGAAATTAGAGTAAGTATTTAATGTTGTACTATTTTTCTTTCATTCAGATTTTTCTCACTGGATTTTactgataatgttttattgagGCAATATTGGATTCTCTATCAATTATCTATGAAAGAGTGTTGCATGTATATAATATTTAGATAATTGATTTGATTGTACTCTTCATTTTGTATATCGATCCCCTTATCCTATAAATAAAGGTGTTTAGTTGAAATAAGATGCAACTTAATTCTCGCTTCTTCTACTATTAAATTTATAACAAagagaatatgatttatttatttttttaaagaggCATAACTCATAAGATAACCATTCAAAAGCGTTCGGCGATTACAACAGATTGGTAGGCATGATTATCTTTCGCTTAATTTCTGGAGTAGATATTCAATTGAACATAGgtctaaaaaaaatgaaaattacatttgatatcacatattataataaaattataatcatTATTACTTTTTGGCTAAATATTGtcatcttttatttaaaatatgatatgatacgAGATAAATGAAACTGGGCATTTGCAGCTTACACAATACTGTCAAAATTAATCTACCATACAGTGTGGCTACAAATACATCACATGACATTAATTCTACCTCCTACAAAACATCTTTACATCTAATACACAAACACGATGCTGCAAAGTTGGCATGAAAAGAATGTCGCATTTTCTTGCGAAGTTCATACCTTCAACCTAGGATTCTTCGTGTCGATTCTTAAAGTCCGGATTTTAAAGATAGAAAAGGGTGTTCTGTGTTAGTTCGGGCAGATTCCCATGGGGTCGACAGTCATAACTATCCACGGGTGTTCCATAATCTTTTTAAGAGAAAGACGTTTTGATGAGTCCTTTACAAGAAGCTGCACAAGTTTAAGCCCAGTCAAAGCAGTCAGGATTGAGAAAATCTTAACATTGTCATTCTCTCTTCGTGAAAGTGACAGTTAATCAATGCCATTAATTTACCTGGCTAATGAGATTTTTGGCTTCTGCAGACACTTCAGGTGTCGAAGGAAAGCTAAGGTCAACTTTCATTATCCTATATAGGTCCCAAAAAATCATTATAAGCTTCCGATCCAATGGCAGATTTGTGAAACGAATAGGTAAATAAAAAAAGAGCTTATTTCATACCTTCGAAATGTGTCTGACTGACTTTCAGCTTCGAATGGAGGCACaccatataaaaattcatagcAAAGAACGCCTAATGTCCAATTATCCACTGAATAGTCATGGGCCTTGTTCTCAACCATTTCTGGTGCTAAATAGTCTAGAGTTCCACACATGGTGTGTCTTTTGCTACTGGATTGTACTGACCAACCAAAGTCGGCAATCTTGAGCCGACCCTATGAGTGATTCACAAAGTTAACAAATATTGGGAGATTCTAAAATTTCTCACTTTGTGGCGAAATAAAAGGGGGAAATTCAGAATTAGTCCATGGTCCCACAATTCCACTACTTTATTTTGCCTTACAACCGATATGCACTACCTTCCTGTTCataaatttgatatttatgACATACATCCTGATTCACGGTCTATAAACTatgtaatttaaattattacCACTGCACCCAATTTATGTGTGCACGACATTTTGTCCAACTAAGTGGTTGCAATTGTTCTGGAAAATAAAGCTCGGAGATTACTAGTTGACAAAGGGCGTTACCTCATGATCAAGCAACAAATTTTCTGGTTTGATATCCCTGTGAATCACATGCTTTTCATGACAGTATGCCAAAGCTTGGGTGAGACTTGCTATGTACtgtttttcaaataaaacatCCAGTGTCAAAAGGCAATTTGAATGTTAAAaaatcatgttgtagatatgaCATAGTACAGTATTAGAAATTAAAGAGAAACTGAAGAACCCAAGTTCAGAAATGCTTGGATGGATTAAACAATAGCTGTATCCGAATTTCTTATTTTCCATGCTATTCATAACGTATGTTCTTCATTATAAGAGAGATCTTAATGATCAATTCGTAAGATAAAAGGATATCAGTAAAATCTAGATTTGACATAAATGGAAAACAAAGTATACACAACACATAAATGCATAAACCAAAAATGTATTTATACCATTCAAACcttataaaagaaaaacaaattgtATTTAAGAGATGGTTTCAATATTTCTAGTAAAACCCTCCCAAGATTTCTATGGATTTCAAATTCCCAGTTTTTAATAAACTTTTGACTAAATCATTCCATAACATTAGAAATCTACAGCTCCTTTTCACTTCAATCGCACAATAAATTTAGATACTTCAAGTACCATATCATTTACGTGTGCCATCAAATTTGAAAATTCCCCCTTATATACCACAATCCCGGTCGATCAAAtgttaaattctaaattttctCCATTAAAAATACAGAAGCACAGGCACAAACATAAAACGAGAAGGTATTCATGATTACAGTGGCCGCTTGTCTCTCGGGAAGGTGCTGTGATTTCCGCAGTTGTTTGTACAGCTCGCCACCATGAGCGTACTCCAGGATCAAGAAAATCCGTTCGTCATCATGAAACCATCCGTAGAGCCTCAGAACGTTCGGGTGGCGGAGGCTTGTTTGGATCTCCATTTCtcttctcagctgatggaacaATCTGTACTTGTCGATTTGTACCTTAAATATCACCTTCAACGCCACTATATACTTACTCTAACACCCCAAAGAGCATAAAAAATGAATCCCAAAAGATACAAATCTCGAAACAGTTAATCAATATACTACGAATGCGATCACCTACCTTGATTTCACGAGCAAGGTAAACTCGGCCGAATTTCCCTTTGCCCAGGGGTTTCCCAATTTCAAAATCGTCGATTGACCATTGCTTTTTGGGAGTTTTGGGAGGTAGTTTGGCGGGTTTCGGGGGATGAGCAGCCATTTGCGATGAGCAGTCGGGAAATCGAGGAATTTAGGGCAATGTTGCGATTCAGAACCTGGATTGTGAATGGGGGAAATGGGGGATTTTGAATTAACTACTCGCGATGTAGAAAATAGACCGTTACGCAACCGGGTTGGGTAAAATGGTTCAGGTTGGCGGAAGATTTGGGCAAATAGGTCTCATGTGGCATATTTCATATTTGcccttatttaaataataaatacaacatatcaTTAATCTTCTCACAAACACTTAATCGTACGCGGTTTTTTCTTgcggtattttttttttttaactttgatcgactaattttttaagaaaatgtcatCCTCAATTGTTGTAATGCCTGAAATAAATATCAcattttgttgatttagtaatgtaagattactaaataattaatgatttttaaagaataaattatgacatattttggtcatatgaagtccaaatgatttgaatttgGATATAATGTAGagaactcaaagatatagaagtttcatgttttgagttttgaaaaattcgatcatttgactggtccaaagagATATACCagtattaaaatgttaaatattatatattatattatattatattatattatattattaatataatataatataatattttaaaaaaaattaaaaaaaaagaaaacattgAATCGGCTGTTCCAAATAAAGGAACATAGATAGCAACGAAGCGAGAGAAATAATAAAAGAgggttttgagatttttttttcgatcttgtgacttatcggtttatccaatcgacgaaccgacttcagttctggaatcgttgacacgaggtcttcgatttgaggtataaattttatagttttggtggtatttgaaattcgtcgatttctggaataaatccgataaattgtgaaatcatacagaaattgaagattgttgagtagtgtatgattttaacgaagtagaaaagattattgtgttgttgtgttgaattattcctaatttattataattagggattttaatcgttgaattgagattggagagttgtttgttaGTTGTTATTAAATCTGATtgtatattcggagtctacgaagtataggctacacgttgatataaagttttcacaatttg
This sequence is a window from Primulina tabacum isolate GXHZ01 chromosome 17, ASM2559414v2, whole genome shotgun sequence. Protein-coding genes within it:
- the LOC142531100 gene encoding serine/threonine-protein kinase Aurora-3-like isoform X2, whose protein sequence is MAAHPPKPAKLPPKTPKKQWSIDDFEIGKPLGKGKFGRVYLAREIKVIFKVQIDKYRLFHQLRREMEIQTSLRHPNVLRLYGWFHDDERIFLILEYAHGGELYKQLRKSQHLPERQAATYIASLTQALAYCHEKHVIHRDIKPENLLLDHEGRLKIADFGWSVQSSSKRHTMCGTLDYLAPEMVENKAHDYSVDNWTLGVLCYEFLYGVPPFEAESQSDTFRRIMKVDLSFPSTPEVSAEAKNLISQLLVKDSSKRLSLKKIMEHPWIVMTVDPMGICPN
- the LOC142531100 gene encoding serine/threonine-protein kinase Aurora-3-like isoform X1, which translates into the protein MAAHPPKPAKLPPKTPKKQWSIDDFEIGKPLGKGKFGRVYLAREIKSKYIVALKVIFKVQIDKYRLFHQLRREMEIQTSLRHPNVLRLYGWFHDDERIFLILEYAHGGELYKQLRKSQHLPERQAATYIASLTQALAYCHEKHVIHRDIKPENLLLDHEGRLKIADFGWSVQSSSKRHTMCGTLDYLAPEMVENKAHDYSVDNWTLGVLCYEFLYGVPPFEAESQSDTFRRIMKVDLSFPSTPEVSAEAKNLISQLLVKDSSKRLSLKKIMEHPWIVMTVDPMGICPN